One segment of Fusarium oxysporum f. sp. lycopersici 4287 chromosome 15, whole genome shotgun sequence DNA contains the following:
- a CDS encoding hypothetical protein (At least one base has a quality score < 10), with product MIINALPDTNQSHIQDRRQYVLSFRNWADFIDERPELMAGQHRIEALKDYVKQTHSDSSDLWWICEFYDKDTLPVELDIKLRVNRRDLTLPDTHGQIWLQLVSAFDRDPTLFSVERNVNKKGIEKSMLDILCLTSEARFPISRLVTLWRSERWRPRVTRWCRTSLGRTTFNISKWYQIAGYRLDDYWFDAFYQVLETLRALPTSTSESIQISDWNVLAGSLKSDTYDAADVHQVFYPKGGGNSNDDSKSSPSAPSTIKPVQKTARRSGFLSSLDKEAYDGLCRHLQQNLTLRFPDVQPLLKIKKEEGEVMAQVIDHVVRWVNTQPADIVDTHENNKPLRRQDLIPAIEGLMVTTHGDDWWARRREDGDVDGADDMASWLDLRSRTLERQVLDYVRSHMTEFRDPSTKHYLDLMPEEHDEHYAERFSTGDLWTGLFHIVQHALGPAFRPVWENSISERVGADNAIHQPRSEMRHRPPASAITRAICSQLGNIPEVKENPALRGVYASNELGAYIDHAVLSWASDRCRKAVENNESDEGHPWSSEALRAIQAAYQGYEGILAGMTSATAISEHDDQQQQQRQLPSLLPPEERISHASNEVLCQQQGAVSSNHHIIIKQPPSSQGFVPINTADRAQRDSGRTRAIAMEEGLLPRMQQQKQQRQKSRHPEQQPLSLPPPPLTDNATTAISSLPPAQGTAMMRSHRHRDGTQGRSFADYSYQPPPQKSYVAAEVGRPLQKLPKGDVGSGRVHQLSATRTLLPNERPSPGQSQTTRAKQQRQRHQDRILSSQPQERSSWMDGPVATSGSKR from the exons ATGATCATCAACGCCCTCCCAGATACCAATCAGAGCCATATCCAGGACCGACGTCAATATGTGTTATCGTTTAGAAACTGGGCCGATTTCATTGACGAGAGGCCCGAGCTCATGGCTGGCCAGCATCGCATCGAGGCCTTGAAAGACTACGTGAAACAGACGCATTCTGATTCGAGCGATTTATGGTGGATTTGCGAGTTTTACGACAAAG ACACTCTACCAGTCGAACTTGACATCAAGCTTCGTGTCAATCGCCGTGATCTCACCCTGCCCGACACCCATGGTCAAATCTGGCTACAGCTCGTCTCGGCCTTTGATCGGGATCCCACTTTATTTTCCGTCGAGAGAaatgtcaacaagaagggTATCGAGAAAAGCATGCTGGACATCTTGTGCCTGACAAGTGAAGCTCGCTTTCCCATCAGCCGTCTCGTCACGCTGTGGCGAAGCGAGCGGTGGAGACCTCGGGTTACCCGCTGGTGTCGAACCTCCCTGGGGAGAACCACATTTAACATTTCAAAATGGTATCAGATCGCAGGGTACAGACTGGACGAT TATTGGTTCGATGCGTTCTACCAGGTACTCGAAACTCTGAGGGCACTTCCTACCTCCACCTCCGAGTCCATTCAAATTTCCGATTGGAATGTGCTAGCCGGCAGCCTCAAAAGCGACACCTatgatgctgctgatgttcaCCAGGTCTTTTATCCCAAGGGAGGCGGCAACAGTAACGACGACAGCAAGTCCAGCCCATCGGCCCCTTCCACCATCAAACCGGTCCAAAAGACAGCTCGGCGAAGTGGATTTCTAAGCTCGCTCGACAAGGAAGCCTATGACGGTCTTTgccgccatcttcaacagaACCTCACTCTTCGGTTTCCGGATGTGCAGCCCTTgttgaagatcaagaaggaggaaggcGAGGTCATGGCACAGGTCATCGACCATGTAGTACGTTGGGTAAACACTCAACCCGCAGATATTGTCGATACTCACGAGAACAATAAGCCCTTACGACGACAGGACTTGATACCTGCGATCGAAGGTCTTATGGTAACTACTCACGGGGATGATTGGTGGGCTCGGCGGAGGGAAGACGGCGATGTCGATGGCGCCGACGATATGGCATCCTGGCTCGACCTGCGCTCACGAACGCTGGAAAGGCAGGTCCTCGACTACGTCCGCAGCCATATGACCGAGTTCAGGGATCCCTCGACGAAACACTATCTCGACTTGATGCCAGAAGAACATGATGAGCACTATGCAGAACGCTTCAGTACCGGCGACCTCTGGACAGGCCTATTTCACATAGTCCAACACGCCCTTGGTCCTGCATTTCGTCCGGTGTGGGAGAATTCGATCTCCGAACGCGTCGGCGCAGATAACGCGATTCATCAACCGCGGTCCGAGATGCGCCACAGACCACCGGCCTCAGCCATCACACGAGCTATCTGTAGTCAGCTGGGGAATATTCCCGAAGTGAAGGAGAATCCTGCACTGAGAGGCGTGTATGCCTCGAACGAACTTGGTGCCTACATCGATCATGCTGTTCTCTCATGGGCTTCCGATCGATGCCGCAAAGCAGTGGAAAACAACGAGTCTGATGAAGGACATCCTTGGTCGAGTGAAGCACTCCGCGCAATCCAGGCGGCGTATCAGGGGTACGAGGGGATCCTGGCAGGAATGACATCAGCCACTGCAATTTCCGAACACGATgatcagcagcaacagcagcggCAGTTGCCATCTTTGCTTCCACCAGAAGAGCGTATCAGCCACGCCTCGAATGAAGTGCTCTGTCAACAACAGGGTGCCGTATCATCGAATCaccacatcatcatcaagcaaCCCCCATCGTCGCAGGGGTTTGTTCCGATCAACACGGCAGACAGGGCACAGCGTGACAGCGGGCGCACAAGGGCCATAGCCATGGAAGAAGGCCTATTACCCCGAATGCAGCAACAAAAGCAGCAGCGCCAGAAATCACGGCATCCTGAACAACAGCCACTATCGTTGCCACCGCCGCCGCTCACTGATAATGCGACGACTGCGATATCCTCGTTGCCTCCAGCCCAGGGGACTGCAATGATGAGAAGCCACCGCCACAGAGACGGCACACAGGGGAGAAGTTTCGCAGATTACAGTTACCAGCCACCTCCTCAGAAGTCTTACGTTGCAGCTGAAGTCGGCCGTCCGCTGCAAAAACTACCGAAGGGGGATGTTGGGAGCGGCAGGGTCCACCAATTATCAGCAACCAGGACGTTGTTACCGAACGAGCGGCCAAGCCCTGGCCAATCCCAGACGACTAGGGCGAAGCAACAACGCCAGCGTCACCAGGATCGAATCCTTAGCTCGCAGCCACAAGAGAGATCGTCCTGGATGGATGGTCCTGTAGCGACGTCCGGAAGTAAGCGTTGA
- a CDS encoding hypothetical protein (At least one base has a quality score < 10) translates to MLDILCLTSEARFPISRLVTLWRSERWRPRVTRWCRTSLGRTTFNISKWYQIAGYRLDDYWFDAFYQVLETLRALPTSTSESIQISDWNVLAGSLKSDTYDAADVHQVFYPKGGGNSNDDSKSSPSAPSTIKPVQKTARRSGFLSSLDKEAYDGLCRHLQQNLTLRFPDVQPLLKIKKEEGEVMAQVIDHVVRWVNTQPADIVDTHENNKPLRRQDLIPAIEGLMVTTHGDDWWARRREDGDVDGADDMASWLDLRSRTLERQVLDYVRSHMTEFRDPSTKHYLDLMPEEHDEHYAERFSTGDLWTGLFHIVQHALGPAFRPVWENSISERVGADNAIHQPRSEMRHRPPASAITRAICSQLGNIPEVKENPALRGVYASNELGAYIDHAVLSWASDRCRKAVENNESDEGHPWSSEALRAIQAAYQGYEGILAGMTSATAISEHDDQQQQQRQLPSLLPPEERISHASNEVLCQQQGAVSSNHHIIIKQPPSSQGFVPINTADRAQRDSGRTRAIAMEEGLLPRMQQQKQQRQKSRHPEQQPLSLPPPPLTDNATTAISSLPPAQGTAMMRSHRHRDGTQGRSFADYSYQPPPQKSYVAAEVGRPLQKLPKGDVGSGRVHQLSATRTLLPNERPSPGQSQTTRAKQQRQRHQDRILSSQPQERSSWMDGPVATSGSKR, encoded by the exons ATGCTGGACATCTTGTGCCTGACAAGTGAAGCTCGCTTTCCCATCAGCCGTCTCGTCACGCTGTGGCGAAGCGAGCGGTGGAGACCTCGGGTTACCCGCTGGTGTCGAACCTCCCTGGGGAGAACCACATTTAACATTTCAAAATGGTATCAGATCGCAGGGTACAGACTGGACGAT TATTGGTTCGATGCGTTCTACCAGGTACTCGAAACTCTGAGGGCACTTCCTACCTCCACCTCCGAGTCCATTCAAATTTCCGATTGGAATGTGCTAGCCGGCAGCCTCAAAAGCGACACCTatgatgctgctgatgttcaCCAGGTCTTTTATCCCAAGGGAGGCGGCAACAGTAACGACGACAGCAAGTCCAGCCCATCGGCCCCTTCCACCATCAAACCGGTCCAAAAGACAGCTCGGCGAAGTGGATTTCTAAGCTCGCTCGACAAGGAAGCCTATGACGGTCTTTgccgccatcttcaacagaACCTCACTCTTCGGTTTCCGGATGTGCAGCCCTTgttgaagatcaagaaggaggaaggcGAGGTCATGGCACAGGTCATCGACCATGTAGTACGTTGGGTAAACACTCAACCCGCAGATATTGTCGATACTCACGAGAACAATAAGCCCTTACGACGACAGGACTTGATACCTGCGATCGAAGGTCTTATGGTAACTACTCACGGGGATGATTGGTGGGCTCGGCGGAGGGAAGACGGCGATGTCGATGGCGCCGACGATATGGCATCCTGGCTCGACCTGCGCTCACGAACGCTGGAAAGGCAGGTCCTCGACTACGTCCGCAGCCATATGACCGAGTTCAGGGATCCCTCGACGAAACACTATCTCGACTTGATGCCAGAAGAACATGATGAGCACTATGCAGAACGCTTCAGTACCGGCGACCTCTGGACAGGCCTATTTCACATAGTCCAACACGCCCTTGGTCCTGCATTTCGTCCGGTGTGGGAGAATTCGATCTCCGAACGCGTCGGCGCAGATAACGCGATTCATCAACCGCGGTCCGAGATGCGCCACAGACCACCGGCCTCAGCCATCACACGAGCTATCTGTAGTCAGCTGGGGAATATTCCCGAAGTGAAGGAGAATCCTGCACTGAGAGGCGTGTATGCCTCGAACGAACTTGGTGCCTACATCGATCATGCTGTTCTCTCATGGGCTTCCGATCGATGCCGCAAAGCAGTGGAAAACAACGAGTCTGATGAAGGACATCCTTGGTCGAGTGAAGCACTCCGCGCAATCCAGGCGGCGTATCAGGGGTACGAGGGGATCCTGGCAGGAATGACATCAGCCACTGCAATTTCCGAACACGATgatcagcagcaacagcagcggCAGTTGCCATCTTTGCTTCCACCAGAAGAGCGTATCAGCCACGCCTCGAATGAAGTGCTCTGTCAACAACAGGGTGCCGTATCATCGAATCaccacatcatcatcaagcaaCCCCCATCGTCGCAGGGGTTTGTTCCGATCAACACGGCAGACAGGGCACAGCGTGACAGCGGGCGCACAAGGGCCATAGCCATGGAAGAAGGCCTATTACCCCGAATGCAGCAACAAAAGCAGCAGCGCCAGAAATCACGGCATCCTGAACAACAGCCACTATCGTTGCCACCGCCGCCGCTCACTGATAATGCGACGACTGCGATATCCTCGTTGCCTCCAGCCCAGGGGACTGCAATGATGAGAAGCCACCGCCACAGAGACGGCACACAGGGGAGAAGTTTCGCAGATTACAGTTACCAGCCACCTCCTCAGAAGTCTTACGTTGCAGCTGAAGTCGGCCGTCCGCTGCAAAAACTACCGAAGGGGGATGTTGGGAGCGGCAGGGTCCACCAATTATCAGCAACCAGGACGTTGTTACCGAACGAGCGGCCAAGCCCTGGCCAATCCCAGACGACTAGGGCGAAGCAACAACGCCAGCGTCACCAGGATCGAATCCTTAGCTCGCAGCCACAAGAGAGATCGTCCTGGATGGATGGTCCTGTAGCGACGTCCGGAAGTAAGCGTTGA
- a CDS encoding hypothetical protein (At least one base has a quality score < 10): MPCLGLPEEVEFDVHSDGPDIDDGEDQEEARELISPFLADEHYLEEPASIQGSIVSTEDATDQFQRGWRVDRRAGDSWMYADEFIDETNDEAFDGTRALDLLQRRVVLDYGSKKTGSKPASEDDDYYPVFRLDFVSIVGLPRRPICRPSHFFDNITISFRHWSAPYVAKHAQGIDFDLSGRTFRVATGATREAWFIVMHPNQRTAGANNPRRRHDATHTRTALVQGRALMLASYIKDIFLRGELLGEGVEPRWALGGKETQMIAFDKWVIFQTLFMDGWTGFLERFSAQDDTFWTDHQPAFHAYDYGANINIEVNEGIANLEEETVIRPAYLDGLDDEFDESDDGYDGESNSVPATQQGWGEIGGEEREDELDELCDQPTVEVEDNDSLFVSERVDDVASPIPPILSPGRIIDAEYRDIDGEVDANGPNGDEERERRFLEWMNESENTDIGQDNGTQLQDQEHQYDGQDNSQQQPLSPDTDGNDDVHPRQAPDISPASLPPSSASIPATEDQREHDALYSPGLMRLREALEAKYNLDNISHVSYALAVDVHCTAENTYPGTEGRVSRPVCLLADRNRVAGEFYGSNYTFYPLGFHPAYGNFTSDRPPAFLDNDLFTVMKENMSHQNQGADVLSFGFFQGYSNLKRSIRHGPHDLLASHGLATAALTIPSTEAQRTARLKDKQQRLLAQVRGRLTPDNPGASTPFARERQRVEAAMQANEFAFRFEQVISIDAPRLVRRRRNFSSVLQPIFQLMRLFLKEKQLYAGILRRFNPDIFPGVMVAFARVMEAAIAEMDRRFREAGSKGLGMALSEGVAALDRLGNFCFTGDPRVLPTKVMRLLGTMDSLKTCGWPFISPRMLDIRDGQGLVNLVGWPQLSNGRPVLMHVASLEYHYDRTVASNRHSQLWFAELGGRSIDGMDRMTTFLHEVFQDLWIPETVAFIARQVRRGLNRGIRSGGRSDVGEHGDADTGNEESAQAMIALEAWEARDSPFKTSYVPGVSLDSLAFLTLPQKLREIVGGSAQVR, from the exons ATGCCGTGCTTGGGGCTACCAGAGGAGGTCGAATTCGATGTCCACTCTGACGGTCCTGAcattgatgatggcgaggacCAAGAAGAGGCACGAGAGCTTATATCTCCGTTCTTGGCTGATGAACATTATCTCGAGGAGCCCGCGAGCATCCAAGGGAGCATAGTCAGCACAGAAGACGCTACAGATCAGTTTCAAAGAGGCTGGAGAGTAGACCGTCGCGCCGGCGATTCCTGGATGTATG CTGACGAGTTCATCGACGAGACGAACGACGAAGCCTTCGATGGGACACGTGCCCTTGACCTCCTCCAGCGCCGAGTTGTCTTGGACTATGGGAGCAAGAAGACTGGGTCAAAGCCGGCGAGCGAGGACGACGATTATTACCCCGTATTCCGGCTCGATTTCGTCAGCATCGTCGGTCTACCGCGTCGGCCGATTTGCCGGCCTAGCCACTTCTTTGACAATATCACAATATCCTTTCGCCACTGGAGTGCCCCGTATGTCGCAAAGCATGCACAGGGTATCGACTTTGACCTGAGCGGCCGCACCTTCCGCGTTGCCACCGGCGCCACTCGGGAAGCTTGGTTCATTGTCATGCACCCGAATCAGAGAACTGCCGGCGCCAACAACCCCCGTCGACGACACGATGCAACACATACAAGGACCGCACTCGTACAGGGCCGTGCTCTGATGCTCGCATCATACATCAAGGACATCTTCCTCCGAGGCGAGCTCCTTGGTGAAGGTGTTGAGCCGAGATGGGCCCTCGGAGGCAAGGAGACGCAGATGATTGCTTTTGACAAATGGGTCATATTCCAGACACTATTTATGGACGGCTGGACGGGGTTTCTCGAAAGGTTCTCCGCACAGGACGACACTTTCTGGACCGATCATCAACCCGCCTTCCACGCGTATGACTATGgcgccaacatcaacataGAAGTCAACGAAGGCATAGCGAAtctcgaagaagaaacagTCATTAGGCCAGCCTATCTCGATGGACTGGACGATGAGTTCGACGAGTCCGACGACGGTTACGATGGAGAAAGCAATAGTGTGCCGGCGACACAGCAAGGATGGGGGGAAATTGGAGGAGAGGAACGAGAGGATGAGCTCGACGAGCTATGCGACCAACCAACCGTCGAAGTGGAGGACAACGATAGTCTATTCGTGTCGGAGAGGGTGGACGATGTTGCTTCTCCAATACCACCTATCCTCAGTCCAGGGCGAATCATCGATGCGGAATATCGAGATATTGATGGCGAAGTCGACGCGAACGGGCCCAATGGTGATGAAGAGCGGGAGCGGAGGTTCCTTGAATGGATGAACGAATCTGAGAACACTGATATAGGCCAAGACAACGGGACTCAACTACAAGATCAGGAGCATCAATATGATGGGCAAGACAACTCCCAGCAGCAGCCGTTGAGCCCAGATACTGACGGCAACGACGACGTCCATCCAAGGCAAGCACCAGACATCTCGCCAGCCAGTCTACCTCCTTCATCAGCATCGATACCAGCAACGGAGGACCAGAGAGAACATGATGCGTTGTATAGTCCCGGCCTGATGCGGTTGCGCGAGGCCCTTGAGGCGAAGTACAACCTCGATAACATCAGCCACGTCTCCTATGCCCTAGCTGTTGATGTTCACTGTACCGCAGAAAATACGTATCCCGGCACAGAAGGAAGGGTAAGCCGTCCTGTATGCTTGCTTGCCGACCGCAACCGTGTGGCCGGGGAGTTTTACGGGAGTAACTACACCTTTTACCCACTCGGCTTCCACCCCGCATACGGCAACTTCACATCGGATCGTCCCCCTGCCTTCCTGGATAACGACCTGTTTACTGTCATGAAAGAGAACATGAGTCACCAGAACCAGGGTGCCGACGTACTTTCGTTTGGCTTCTTCCAGGGCTATTCCAACCTAAAACGGTCTATCCGTCATGGCCCTCACGACCTACTAGCCAGCCACGGCCTCGCCACAGCTGCACTCACCATTCCCTCGACGGAGGCTCAGCGCACGGCGCGgctcaaggacaagcagCAGCGGCTCCTGGCCCAGGTGAGGGGGCGACTCACACCTGACAACCCTGGCGCATCGACACCTTTTGCGCGGGAGCGACAGAGGGTGGAAGCAGCCATGCAAGCGAATGAGTTTGCGTTCCGATTCGAGCAGGTCATTTCCATCGATGCCCCACGACTCGTGCGCCGCCGTCGAAACTTCAGTAGCGTACTACAACCCATTTTTCAGCTCATGCGTCTCTTCCTCAAGGAGAAACAGCTCTATGCAGGCATCCTCCGGCGTTTCAACCCTGATATCTTTCCAGGAGTCATGGTGGCTTTTGCCAGGGTTATGGAAGCAGCCATAGCAGAAATGGACCGTCGCTTTCGCGAGGCTGGGTCGAAAGGACTAGGTATGGCTCTCTCCGAAGGCGTCGCTGCTCTCGATCGACTGGGCAATTTTTGCTTCACCGGGGACCCGAGGGTGCTGCCTACCAAAGTCATGAGGCTCCTTGGTACGATGGATAGTCTAAAAACATGCGGGTGGCCATTTATATCGCCGCGAATGTTGGACATCCGAGATGGACAAGGACTCGTTAACCTTGTGGGATGGCCACAGCTGAGCAATGGACGGCCCGTTCTGATGCATGTTGCCTCGCTAGAATACCACTACGATAGAACTGTAGCATCTAACCGACACAGTCAATTGTGGTTTGCTGAGCTTGGGGGTAGGTCAATAGACGGGATGGATAGGATGACAACGTTCCTTCATGAGGTATTCCAAGATCTGTGGATACCAGAGACGGTCGCTTTTATTGCTCGCCAAGTTCGCCGTGGCTTGAATCGTGGTATCCGCAGTGGCGGTAGGAGCGATGTTGGAGAACATGGTGATGCCGACACGGGCAATGAGGAGAGTGCTCAGGCGATGATCGCGTTAGAAGCCTGGGAGGCACGAGACAGTCCATTCAAAACGTCGTATGTGCCAGGAGTCTCTTTAGATTCCTTAGCGTTCCTAACATTGCCACAGAAACTTCGAGAAATTGTCGGCGGAAGTGCTCAAGTTCGATGA